In Lactiplantibacillus pentosus, the sequence CGCCCCCGTCACGGCGATGGCAGCCGCTGTGACGGGGGCGCAATCCTTATTTGATAAATTTGACTTGTTCGTTGATTTTCTTGATTTCGGCTTCCTTGCGTTCATTAAAAATGACTTTGTTCTTCTCAAATAAGTTGTCACCGTTCGTATCGATCGAGACGATCAGCGGGCCAAAGTCTTTAACTTCACAAGCCCAGAGTGTTTCGGGCATGCCGAGGTCCTTCCACTGTGCATCAACGATTTTTTCAACATGCAGCGCCGCGTATACCGCGTTACCTGCGGGATAAACCAGATGGAGGGCGTGATATTTTTTGCAGGCGCGTTCTGTCCCGGGGCCCATCCCACCCTTACCGACGATCAACTTAACGTGGGTTTCCTTGACAAAGGCTTCTTCGAATTTTTCCATTCGCATACTCGTGGTTGGACCGACTGCTACCATCTGATAGTGGCCGTCGCCGAGATCCTTGATGATTGGACCAGCGTGTAAAATGGCCCGGTCAGTAACGTTGACGGGTAACGGCCGGTGTTCTTCGACTAACCGACGATGCGCGACGTCCCGACAAGTTGTGAGTGAACCAGTCAGGTAGACGATGTCGCCGATTCGAATGTCTTTGATGTCGTCATCTGAGATGGGCGTAGTTAAATGGTAAGTTTTCATGATAATTCGACTCCTTTGTTCAGTGGTAATTCGTAATTTAAATCTTGGTCAAAGTTAATGAGACCGCGTCGATGGGACCAGCAACCAGTGCTGACGGCGACGCCAATCGTTGATGGATGCCGGGCCGTGTTTTCGACGTTGACGCCCATGACCGATTTTTGACCACCAAAGCCTTGTGGTCCGAGACCAATGTGGTTGATGCCATCTTCCAAGAGGTGTTCCAACTTAGCGGCGTTCGCATTGGGATTCTCACTATCGACGCGGCGCATCAAAGCGAGTTTGGAATTCAACGCGGCGGTCTCAACGGAGGTTGCCACGCCGACGCCGACGAGTAGTGGTGGGCAAGCATTGATACCGTAGCTCGTCATGCGATCCATGACAAACCGCACGACGCCTTCGTAGCCTTCACCAGGCATCAGCACTTTGGCAGCGCCAGGCAAGGTACAACCGCCACCGGCCATGTAAACGTACATTGAAATGTCCGTGCCATTGCCGTCGACTTGTAAGAAAATCGACGGGATGCCGTCACCAATATTCATGCCAGTATTGTATTCGTCGAACGTTTGAACGGCGTTGTGCCGTAGTGGCGCCTTCTTCGTGCCACGATAAACGGCATCCTTTAAAATCTGGTTCAATTCGCCGAGTAACGGGAACTGGGCGCCACATTTGATGAAGAATTGTAAAGCACCAGTATCTTGACAGCTCGGCCGCTGCAGCTTGTTGGCGAGTAACTGATTTTCCATCATCGTATCGTAAACGAGCTTTTGTAAGGGATCGACTTCAATTTTGCTGAGTTCTTCGAGTTTGGCCGTCACGTCATCGGGTAAACGGTGACTGATGAGGGCAATGTAGTCGGCC encodes:
- the ttdB gene encoding L(+)-tartrate dehydratase subunit beta produces the protein MKTYHLTTPISDDDIKDIRIGDIVYLTGSLTTCRDVAHRRLVEEHRPLPVNVTDRAILHAGPIIKDLGDGHYQMVAVGPTTSMRMEKFEEAFVKETHVKLIVGKGGMGPGTERACKKYHALHLVYPAGNAVYAALHVEKIVDAQWKDLGMPETLWACEVKDFGPLIVSIDTNGDNLFEKNKVIFNERKEAEIKKINEQVKFIK
- the ttdA gene encoding L(+)-tartrate dehydratase subunit alpha, whose translation is MDTMTYDYTEPTLSTKGQRMRDILADYIALISHRLPDDVTAKLEELSKIEVDPLQKLVYDTMMENQLLANKLQRPSCQDTGALQFFIKCGAQFPLLGELNQILKDAVYRGTKKAPLRHNAVQTFDEYNTGMNIGDGIPSIFLQVDGNGTDISMYVYMAGGGCTLPGAAKVLMPGEGYEGVVRFVMDRMTSYGINACPPLLVGVGVATSVETAALNSKLALMRRVDSENPNANAAKLEHLLEDGINHIGLGPQGFGGQKSVMGVNVENTARHPSTIGVAVSTGCWSHRRGLINFDQDLNYELPLNKGVELS